A single region of the Triticum dicoccoides isolate Atlit2015 ecotype Zavitan chromosome 2B, WEW_v2.0, whole genome shotgun sequence genome encodes:
- the LOC119368510 gene encoding indole-3-acetic acid-induced protein ARG7-like, with protein sequence MAKCSKIRDIVWLRQTLRRWRSRGAARVAEGGAAPVTVPAGHVAVCVGGASRRFVVRAAHLNHPVFLELLRQAEEEYGFRTGSCGPIALPCDEDRFRDVLRRVSSEERRGRSFGCRAPAASSRDVATRPLLQRAAAEELVW encoded by the coding sequence ATGGCGAAATGCAGCAAGATCCGCGACATCGTGTGGCTCCGGCAGACCCTGCGGAGGTGGCGGTCCCGCGGCGCGGCGCGCGTGGCCGAGGGCGGCGCGGCGCCCGTGACGGTGCCGGCGGGGCACGTGGCGGTGTGCGTGGGCGGGGCCTCGCGGCGGTTCGTGGTGCGGGCGGCGCACCTGAACCACCCCGTCTTCCTCGAGCTgctccggcaggcggaggaggaatACGGCTTCCGGACCGGCTCGTGCGGCCCCATCGCGCTCCCCTGCGACGAGGACCGCTTCCGGGACGTCCTCCGCCGCGTCTCCTCCGAGGAGCGCCGCGGCCGTTCGTTCGGCTGCCGCGCCCCGGCCGCCAGCAGCCGAGACGTCGCGACGCGGCCGCTGctgcagcgggcggcggcggaggagctcgTCTGGTGA